The sequence below is a genomic window from Rudanella lutea DSM 19387.
CCAATCCCCGACCCGTCGTGCCGACTCCGGGATTTGAGCCGCAGAAAAGCCTGAAATACCTGTTCATCGCTGGTGCCTTCGAAGCCGGTTCCGTTGTCGCTCACGCTGATCTCGTGGTACAGAGCCGTACCTGTAGGCTCAGCCTGACCGGCCGTTTGCACAGCTATGGTAGGAAGTTCAGTGTACGGAATAAGGCGCGCGTTCACCTCGATCTCCGGCGTGATACCCACCCGCCTAAACGTGAGCGCGTTGGTGAGCAGGTTGAGCAGCAGCTGACGAATTTGTGAGCGGTTGGCCGTGAGCACCGGCAGTTGTCCAATGGTAAGCCGCGCCCCGCTCTGATGAATCAGTGGCCACAGATCTTCGGTCGCCAGCTCATTGATCAACGTTGAGAGCTCAAACGACTCCATGTGCTGGGTTTGAGTACTCAACCGCGAATAGGCCAGCAAATCGTGCAGAAACATATCCATCCGCCGGGCGGCCGTGTAGACGCGCCGGAGCACATCGATACCATCGGGGCTAAGTTGATCGGAATATTGCTGTTGCAGCAGCTCCGTAAACGACAGAATCTTGCGGAGCGGAGTGATGAGGTCGCTGGAGGCTACCTGCGCAAACTGCCGAAGGTTTTCGCCCGAACGCCGGAGGTCGAAATTGCTGATTTCGAGTTGTTCCCGCTGCGTTTGCAGATCCGTAACGTCGAAGGCCGAGATGGTCAGCGAGTAGTTGAGGGGGGCAATCGCCATGTCGTACTGCCGGTTTCCGAACGAGAAAATGGTTCGTTCGGGCATACGCGACTGGAGCACCCGCTGGCAGGTGTCGAAAAAGGCATTGCCGGGTATCGCCATGCCGATCGGCATAAAGGTCTGGGTCATCCGGTCGAGCGCCGACAGGTTGAACCAGTGCCGGGCGGTCTGGTTGGCGAGTGTCACCTGCAAATCGAGCAGGTCGCCTGCTTCGCTCTGCTCAGGCCGGAGCACCAAAATGGCACTTTGGGTGGTGTTGAGCACCCGTTCGAGCAGGGCCGCCTGATCGTGTTGCCGAAGCTCGCTCAGTTTTTGCTCGGTTACGTCGTTAAACGATTCGATGAGCACATCGCCGTGGCGGACGGTGCGGCTTTCGTACCAGCTGGTTTGGCCATTGGGGAGTGTAAACGAGTTCAGAAACTGCGTTGGCTGCCCGGTTTGGTAGGCTTCGAGCCATTTGTGGAACAGAAGGCTCCCCTGAATGGTCGGGTACAGTTCGAGCATCCGTTGGCCCAGGAGCTGCTCAGCCGATTTGCGGGCG
It includes:
- a CDS encoding ATP-binding protein, whose protein sequence is MFTPLHSVTRTPTQSANPAFLHGLMVCVPVRSPVAGNSTDGVLIDLNERALADFGQPREQLTGQPLTALLGLHPAGELLHQLTQVADSGLSSRFETQLQFQPGRQSEGYDVQLTRFEGRVLIYYYPLAPDQPEANQPYSDQLSALVQNALTGLTCLEPVHDDTGAIIDFRYLLVNQHAIQLARKSAEQLLGQRMLELYPTIQGSLLFHKWLEAYQTGQPTQFLNSFTLPNGQTSWYESRTVRHGDVLIESFNDVTEQKLSELRQHDQAALLERVLNTTQSAILVLRPEQSEAGDLLDLQVTLANQTARHWFNLSALDRMTQTFMPIGMAIPGNAFFDTCQRVLQSRMPERTIFSFGNRQYDMAIAPLNYSLTISAFDVTDLQTQREQLEISNFDLRRSGENLRQFAQVASSDLITPLRKILSFTELLQQQYSDQLSPDGIDVLRRVYTAARRMDMFLHDLLAYSRLSTQTQHMESFELSTLINELATEDLWPLIHQSGARLTIGQLPVLTANRSQIRQLLLNLLTNALTFRRVGITPEIEVNARLIPYTELPTIAVQTAGQAEPTGTALYHEISVSDNGTGFEGTSDEQVFQAFLRLKSRSRHDGSGIGLAICRRIVENHRGYISAVGEPGVGATFRIFLPANETSLSTGHLDFRH